Proteins from a genomic interval of Falco rusticolus isolate bFalRus1 chromosome 7, bFalRus1.pri, whole genome shotgun sequence:
- the EIF2B2 gene encoding translation initiation factor eIF-2B subunit beta: MPGAAERGSELSEQIEAFVARLRGGGERPRSEDTARQTLSLLRKIIAHGRWSRAGELMDLIRTEGQRMMAAQPSETTVGNMVRRVLKVIREEYGRLHGRSEESDQQESLHKLLTSGGLSEDFNTPYPPLKANVIEAINELLVELEGTTENIAMQALEHIHSNEVIMTIGYSRTVEAFLKEAARKRKFQVIVAECAPFCQGHEMAVRLSKENIETTVMSDAAIFAVMSRVNKVIIGTKTILANGALIAVSGTHTLALAAKHHSTPLIVCAPMFKLSPQFPNEEDSFHKFVSPQEVLPFTEGEILAKINVHCPVFDYVPPELITLFISNIGGNAPSYIYRLMSELYHPDDYEL, from the exons ATGCCGGGCGCCGCCGAGCGCGGCTCGGAGCTCTCGGAGCAGATCGAGGCCTTCGTGGcgcggctgcggggcggcggggagcggccgcGCTCTGAGGACACGGCGCGGCAGACGCTGTCGCTACTGCGGAAGATCATCGCGCACGGGCGATGGAGCCGGGCCG GAGAGCTCATGGATCTGATCCGGACAGAGGGCCAGAGGATGATGGCAGCCCAACCGTCTGAGACAACCGTGGGCAACATGGTGCGGCGAGTGCTGAAGGTCATTCGGGAAGAGTATGGCAG GCTTCATGGGCGCAGTGAGGAAAGTGACCAGCAAGAATCTCTGCACAAACTGCTGACTTCTGGAGGACTGAGCGAGGATTTCAACACCCCTTATCCTCCCCTCAAAGCTAATGTTATTGAAGCTATTAATGAGCTGCTAGTAGAGCTAG agggcaccactgaaaacatTGCTATGCAGGCGCTGGAGCACATCCACTCCAATGAGGTGATCATGACCATTGGCTACTCGCGCACTGTTGAGGCtttcctgaaggaagctgcCCGCAAGCGGAAATTCCAGGTCATTGTGGCAGAGTGTGCACCGTTCTGCCAG GGTCACGAAATGGCTGTCCGGCTATCTAAAGAGAACATTGAAACTACTGTCATGAGCGATGCAGCTATTTTTGCGGTCATGTCTCGAGTCAACAAG GTCATCATTGGTACAAAGACAATCCTGGCCAACGGCGCCCTGATCGCTGTGAGTGGGACTCACACTCTAGCGCTGGCAGCTAAACACCACTCCACTCCGCTCATTGTGTGTGCCCCCATGTTCAAGCTGTCACCACAG TTTCCTAATGAAGAAGATTCATTCCACAAGTTTGTGTCACCACAGGAAGTGCTGCCGTTCACAGAAG GGGAGATCCTGGCAAAGATCAATGTTCACTGCCCAGTGTTTGACTACGTCCCTCCAGAGCTCATTACTCTCTTCATTTCTAACATCGGGGGTAACGCACCTTCCTACATCTACCGCCTCATGAGTGAGCTCTACCATCCAGATGACTATGAACTGTAA